The following proteins are encoded in a genomic region of Streptomyces lunaelactis:
- the ddaH gene encoding dimethylargininase, producing MRTSPRDASPRRYLMCPPAHYRVTYSINPWMDPAKPVDLPLALAQWEDLRDRYRSLGHTVELLDPREGLPDMVFAANGATVVDGRVLGARFAYPERTAEAEVHLDWFRAHGFTEVLEPGHINEGEGDFAVTATYILAGRGFRSSPLSHAEAQEFFGRPVIGLDLVDPRYYHLDTALSVLDDTADEIMYYPGAFSPGSRSVLARLFPDALIAEEPAAAALGLNAVSDGRHVLLPQAAVGLFEPLRERGFEPIGMDLGELLKGGGSVKCCTQELRG from the coding sequence TTGCGCACATCCCCTCGTGACGCCTCGCCACGCCGCTACCTGATGTGTCCGCCGGCCCATTACCGGGTCACGTACTCGATCAATCCCTGGATGGATCCCGCGAAACCGGTGGATCTGCCGCTGGCCCTCGCCCAGTGGGAGGACCTGCGCGACCGCTACCGCTCGCTCGGCCACACCGTCGAGCTGCTGGACCCGCGGGAAGGGCTGCCCGACATGGTCTTCGCGGCGAACGGCGCCACCGTCGTCGACGGCCGTGTGCTCGGTGCCCGCTTCGCGTATCCGGAGCGCACCGCCGAGGCCGAGGTCCATCTCGACTGGTTCCGTGCCCACGGCTTCACCGAGGTGCTCGAGCCCGGGCACATCAACGAGGGCGAGGGCGACTTCGCCGTCACCGCCACGTACATCCTGGCGGGGCGCGGCTTCCGGTCCAGTCCGCTCTCGCACGCCGAGGCGCAGGAGTTCTTCGGCCGGCCGGTCATCGGTCTCGATCTGGTGGACCCGCGCTACTACCACCTGGACACCGCGCTCAGCGTTCTGGACGACACGGCCGACGAGATCATGTACTACCCGGGCGCGTTCTCCCCGGGCAGCCGTTCCGTACTGGCCCGGCTCTTCCCCGACGCGCTGATCGCCGAGGAGCCGGCTGCCGCGGCTCTCGGTCTGAACGCGGTGAGCGACGGCCGCCATGTGCTGCTGCCGCAGGCGGCGGTCGGGCTCTTCGAGCCGCTGCGGGAGCGGGGGTTCGAGCCGATCGGCATGGACCTCGGTGAGCTGCTCAAGGGCGGCGGCAGCGTGAAGTGCTGCACGCAGGAGCTCCGCGGCTGA
- a CDS encoding TetR/AcrR family transcriptional regulator, whose translation MTDTRAPDSSRRSERSRRAIYDASLALVGEVGYARTTIEAIAARAGVGKQTIYRWWPSKAAVLLEAFLDVAAQAADGEAEIPDTGDLEADLKLVLRATVDEMNSPVYDAPARALTAEGVVSPELGAQFVEKLLEPQLQLYVRRLRAAQEAGEVRAGIDPRIALELFTGPLAHRWLLRTLPLTHEYADAIVEYALHGIAARR comes from the coding sequence ATGACCGACACCAGGGCGCCCGACTCCAGCCGCCGCAGTGAACGCTCCCGCCGCGCCATCTACGACGCCTCCCTCGCCCTCGTCGGCGAGGTCGGCTACGCCAGGACGACCATCGAGGCAATCGCCGCCCGCGCCGGTGTCGGCAAGCAGACGATCTACCGCTGGTGGCCGTCCAAGGCCGCCGTCCTCCTGGAGGCATTCCTCGACGTCGCCGCGCAGGCCGCCGACGGCGAGGCCGAGATCCCCGACACCGGTGATCTCGAGGCCGACCTCAAACTCGTGCTGCGCGCCACCGTCGACGAGATGAACAGTCCCGTCTACGACGCACCCGCCCGCGCGCTCACCGCCGAGGGTGTGGTCAGCCCGGAGCTCGGCGCCCAGTTCGTCGAGAAACTCCTCGAACCGCAGCTCCAGCTGTATGTGAGGCGGCTGCGAGCGGCCCAGGAGGCCGGGGAGGTGCGCGCCGGGATCGACCCCCGCATCGCCCTGGAACTGTTCACGGGACCGCTCGCCCACCGCTGGCTGCTGCGCACGCTGCCGCTCACCCACGAGTACGCGGACGCCATCGTCGAGTACGCACTCCACGGCATCGCCGCGAGGCGCTGA
- a CDS encoding bifunctional DNA primase/polymerase has product MGDGNGRYRGTENRLSRESRLPQWLRRRPKNTDADDSRRVTLLLAAAAAGLPLSPAAYPVAYRCSCERIGCPTPGRHPVSFAWQTQSTTDPAQIERWAVGQPQANFITATGMVHDVLDVPLEAGRSALDRLLELDIEVGPVAESGGDRMLFFTATRGTPEDEDEWWPCELDCHPETMDEHPGLRWHCRGSYVPVPPARLPGDLEVSWLRGLEYQLPDPLTLLETLTDACAKYAGENEQLDQHEVAWPIGR; this is encoded by the coding sequence ATGGGCGACGGTAACGGCCGCTACCGCGGCACGGAGAACAGGCTCTCCCGGGAGAGCAGGCTGCCCCAGTGGCTGCGCCGGCGCCCGAAGAACACCGACGCCGATGACTCCCGCCGTGTGACCCTGCTGCTGGCCGCCGCTGCCGCCGGACTGCCGCTCTCGCCCGCCGCGTACCCCGTGGCCTACCGATGTTCCTGCGAGCGCATCGGCTGTCCGACGCCCGGCAGGCACCCTGTCTCCTTCGCCTGGCAGACGCAGTCCACGACCGACCCCGCGCAGATCGAGCGCTGGGCGGTGGGGCAACCGCAGGCGAACTTCATCACCGCGACCGGCATGGTCCACGACGTGCTCGACGTCCCGCTGGAAGCCGGCCGCAGCGCTCTCGACCGTCTCCTCGAGCTGGACATCGAGGTCGGCCCGGTCGCGGAGTCCGGCGGGGACCGGATGCTGTTCTTCACCGCCACCCGAGGCACCCCCGAGGACGAGGACGAGTGGTGGCCGTGCGAGCTCGACTGCCATCCCGAGACGATGGACGAGCACCCGGGGCTGCGCTGGCACTGCCGCGGCAGCTACGTCCCCGTACCGCCGGCGCGGCTGCCCGGTGATCTCGAGGTCAGCTGGCTGCGCGGTCTTGAGTATCAGCTGCCGGATCCGCTGACGCTGCTGGAGACCCTGACGGACGCGTGCGCGAAGTATGCGGGCGAGAACGAGCAGCTGGACCAGCATGAGGTGGCCTGGCCGATAGGCCGCTGA
- a CDS encoding small ribosomal subunit Rsm22 family protein: MNATLPTAEALRSALAGLLDGLPPTQAAQAVERLIANYRGTTPTDAPVLRDRSDVAAYAAYRMPATFEAVRSALAALRAAAPEWSPATHTDIGGGTGAASWAVAEAWDEDGPRTTVIDWAEPALALGRELAVASGVPALRAVEWQRSRISTALRIESTDLVTVSYVLNELTAKDRAAIVTEAARAARAVVIVEPGTPDGYARIIEARDQLVEAGLKIAAPCPHSARCPITALNETGGSDWCHFAARVSRSSLHRQVKGGSLPYEDEKFSYVAAVRFPAEPVPARVTRKPQIRKGLVLIELCTDAEELRRETVTKRHGALYKEARDVAWGDEWPPHAG; encoded by the coding sequence GTGAACGCCACCCTCCCCACCGCGGAAGCCCTGCGCAGCGCCCTCGCCGGGCTCCTGGACGGGCTGCCGCCCACGCAGGCGGCGCAGGCCGTCGAGCGGCTGATCGCCAACTACCGGGGGACCACCCCGACCGACGCCCCGGTGCTCCGCGACCGCTCCGACGTGGCCGCGTACGCCGCGTACCGGATGCCCGCGACCTTCGAGGCCGTACGGTCCGCGCTCGCCGCTCTGCGCGCCGCGGCCCCCGAGTGGTCCCCGGCCACGCACACCGACATCGGCGGCGGTACGGGTGCGGCGAGCTGGGCGGTCGCAGAGGCGTGGGACGAGGACGGTCCGCGCACCACCGTCATCGACTGGGCCGAGCCCGCCCTGGCGCTGGGCCGTGAACTGGCCGTCGCCTCCGGGGTGCCGGCCCTGCGCGCCGTCGAGTGGCAGCGCTCGCGGATCAGCACGGCGCTCCGTATCGAGAGCACTGATCTCGTCACGGTCTCGTACGTACTCAACGAGCTCACCGCCAAGGACCGGGCCGCCATCGTCACCGAGGCCGCCCGCGCCGCCCGGGCCGTGGTGATCGTCGAACCCGGCACCCCCGACGGCTACGCCCGCATCATCGAGGCCCGCGACCAACTCGTCGAAGCGGGCCTGAAGATCGCCGCCCCCTGCCCGCACAGCGCCCGCTGCCCCATCACCGCGCTCAATGAAACGGGCGGCTCGGACTGGTGCCACTTCGCGGCCCGGGTCAGCCGTTCCTCGCTGCACCGCCAGGTGAAGGGCGGCTCGCTGCCGTACGAGGACGAGAAGTTCAGCTACGTCGCGGCGGTCCGCTTCCCGGCCGAGCCGGTGCCCGCCCGCGTCACCCGCAAGCCCCAGATCCGCAAGGGCCTGGTCCTGATCGAGCTGTGCACGGACGCGGAGGAGCTGCGCCGCGAGACGGTCACCAAGCGCCACGGCGCGCTGTACAAGGAGGCGCGTGATGTGGCGTGGGGCGACGAGTGGCCGCCCCACGCCGGGTGA